From Arcticibacter tournemirensis, one genomic window encodes:
- a CDS encoding sulfotransferase family protein, whose translation MKKPAGIQIIGTQRSGSNLLRVILDQSEDIASPPPPHILTTFVPLLPLYGPLDQAAYRALISDVVDFVNANPVPWEGIFADKEQLFRQSEVFSLFELNKLIYQQAALTKGSKYWCCKSMGNVYYATELEKVQPDLKYIFLYRDGRDVAVSFKKAVVGEKHTYFLAKQWKQDQDACLELASRLDSSRFFALNYESLITHPGQIVQKLCNFLEISYSEDMLQFYRSNTSRITAAAGEMWSNLERPIISNNTGKFLKDFKDTDLELFELIAGDTLKRLGYALHTSMTSSNLVSEEMIKKYTIENALLRKEILSSAKKSDLERREPQLAILHAIKNRNAQNPQI comes from the coding sequence ATGAAAAAACCAGCAGGAATACAGATAATAGGAACTCAGCGATCTGGATCAAACCTTTTGCGGGTGATCCTGGATCAATCGGAAGATATTGCATCCCCCCCCCCCCCACACATTCTTACAACATTTGTTCCACTCCTGCCACTCTATGGGCCGCTAGACCAAGCAGCGTACCGCGCTCTTATCAGCGATGTGGTTGACTTTGTAAATGCCAATCCGGTACCATGGGAAGGAATATTTGCCGACAAAGAGCAGCTTTTCAGGCAGTCTGAAGTATTTAGCCTTTTTGAACTGAATAAACTCATTTACCAGCAGGCCGCCCTCACTAAGGGATCGAAATACTGGTGTTGCAAAAGCATGGGTAATGTTTACTACGCCACTGAGCTCGAAAAAGTGCAACCCGACTTAAAATATATTTTTCTGTACCGGGACGGCCGCGATGTAGCCGTATCCTTCAAAAAAGCTGTTGTAGGTGAAAAACATACTTACTTTCTTGCCAAACAATGGAAGCAAGATCAGGACGCATGTCTTGAGCTCGCGTCGCGCCTGGACAGCTCACGTTTCTTTGCATTAAACTACGAATCGCTGATAACACATCCCGGGCAAATAGTACAAAAGCTCTGCAACTTCCTTGAGATTAGTTATTCTGAAGATATGCTGCAGTTTTACCGGTCCAATACTTCACGTATAACTGCAGCAGCTGGAGAAATGTGGTCGAATCTTGAACGGCCTATCATCAGTAACAATACCGGGAAATTTCTGAAAGACTTCAAGGATACTGACCTTGAGTTGTTTGAGCTGATTGCGGGTGACACATTAAAGCGTTTAGGATATGCTCTACATACATCCATGACCAGCTCCAACCTTGTTTCTGAAGAGATGATAAAAAAGTATACCATTGAAAACGCTCTGTTAAGAAAGGAGATACTTTCAAGTGCTAAAAAAAGTGACCTTGAGCGACGTGAACCGCAGTTGGCGATACTCCATGCAATAAAAAACCGAAATGCTCAGAATCCGCAAATTTAA
- a CDS encoding RagB/SusD family nutrient uptake outer membrane protein has protein sequence MKRIYKIITTVSVLGVLTIGACENGLQEETFSVYDENTLTKPQHGEQGVRGVYAALKDNGGFGYYAGYLYWLYEYPADAVTTAVTARQGVQLDQLTYDATNAAINDVWTSVYRMISRANEAEALIKKIDYVKNGSSEQVKNQNIGEVRFLRALAYYDATSLWGDVPLLLKSSSEFTESDENPALTPKAEVEAAIIADLEFAESNLPPSYPPAEVARATSGAAKALLVRLYMRRGEWQKAADKALEVMNKNYDLRTPAEGGIVSLFDTGNRSDNEFIFVLKSSNEPGAYGINSNSFGINSTPWDLNRGWGSFPIHLQFYSLFDKTDDRRNLLTGKFTSLYGQVISVPKEFGGEGGTAPDTVLATYVYNLKYPHVNNYNYAGFNNVTIIRYADVLMMRAEALNELNGPNQESIDVINAIRNRAGLSSIQLASYSSKAALRDRIFEERFKEFFMEGRRRDDLIRWGRSASNGSNPLLKFKEKVVPTLRNPSTYSDNVDYTVYPYPQNEIQSNTSLEPSVNNGRVK, from the coding sequence ATGAAAAGAATATACAAAATAATAACTACAGTATCCGTCCTTGGAGTGCTAACTATCGGAGCTTGCGAAAATGGGCTCCAGGAGGAAACATTCTCTGTATATGATGAAAATACGCTTACAAAGCCACAACACGGAGAACAGGGGGTACGCGGAGTTTACGCAGCGTTAAAAGACAACGGAGGCTTCGGATATTATGCTGGCTATCTGTACTGGCTTTATGAATACCCTGCTGATGCTGTCACAACAGCTGTAACGGCACGCCAGGGTGTACAGCTTGATCAGCTTACTTACGACGCTACCAATGCTGCAATAAATGATGTGTGGACAAGCGTTTACAGAATGATTTCGAGGGCCAATGAAGCAGAAGCCTTGATTAAGAAGATAGATTATGTGAAGAACGGGTCTTCAGAGCAGGTTAAAAATCAGAATATAGGGGAAGTACGCTTTCTCCGGGCCCTTGCCTATTATGATGCGACCTCTCTATGGGGCGATGTTCCTCTTCTTTTAAAGTCTTCTTCTGAATTTACAGAAAGCGACGAGAATCCGGCATTAACACCTAAAGCTGAGGTAGAGGCGGCCATAATAGCCGACCTTGAATTCGCAGAGTCGAATCTTCCCCCTTCTTACCCCCCTGCTGAAGTTGCGCGGGCAACCAGCGGTGCTGCAAAAGCTTTGCTCGTGCGATTGTATATGCGGCGCGGTGAGTGGCAGAAAGCCGCTGACAAGGCTCTGGAAGTGATGAACAAAAACTACGATCTCAGAACTCCTGCTGAAGGTGGCATCGTCTCCCTCTTTGATACCGGTAACCGGTCGGACAATGAATTTATCTTCGTCCTCAAATCGTCAAACGAACCAGGGGCCTACGGTATTAACAGCAACAGCTTTGGTATCAATTCTACTCCATGGGATTTAAACAGAGGCTGGGGAAGCTTTCCGATCCACCTTCAATTCTACTCTTTATTCGATAAGACTGACGACAGAAGGAATCTCCTAACGGGTAAATTTACTTCCCTTTACGGCCAGGTGATCAGTGTTCCGAAAGAATTTGGCGGAGAGGGCGGAACAGCGCCGGATACTGTTCTTGCAACCTATGTTTATAACCTGAAGTACCCTCACGTGAACAATTACAATTACGCCGGTTTTAATAACGTAACTATCATTCGCTATGCCGATGTTCTGATGATGAGAGCAGAAGCATTAAATGAGCTTAACGGGCCTAATCAGGAAAGTATTGACGTGATCAATGCCATCAGAAATCGTGCAGGACTAAGTAGTATTCAGCTTGCCAGCTATAGTTCAAAAGCGGCTTTAAGAGACAGGATCTTTGAAGAAAGGTTTAAAGAATTCTTCATGGAAGGCAGAAGAAGAGACGACCTCATCCGTTGGGGCCGCAGTGCTTCCAATGGCTCCAATCCTTTACTAAAGTTTAAGGAAAAGGTAGTTCCTACTTTAAGAAACCCTTCCACCTATTCAGACAATGTGGACTATACGGTTTATCCATATCCTCAGAACGAGATCCAGAGTAATACCTCCCTCGAACCCTCTGTTAACAATGGCAGGGTAAAATAA
- a CDS encoding glycoside hydrolase family 16 protein, with amino-acid sequence MKKHLTKLSLLIFVLAIGCKKGEKTQDKEPGPDPVVTEEPDGDPDIGDLTAAGIFYDKFEGTFDDTKWEKLNQIWGQPSNTAHQHGGVIKENVYLKNGFAVMRALGDQYSGTLRGAGGQSKRLGGVAKSKQRFASGRYEIKMRVLQTPDMGVLSAAWTFWYKQITAVSNPEAYQKAVTAGNIPDNGTITLNHEIDIEIKGVNLGSPLLTNWIGEKAGEYESKAIALAKELNDNSFHIYRWDWHTGGNGQTPRVEYYIDNKLLHTSTVKVPYLASYIYIGNWFAWWAGNDSGTYKAPDFDSKEMFVDWVKFTPFNEPNDDRSE; translated from the coding sequence ATGAAAAAACATCTGACTAAGCTCTCTTTACTGATTTTTGTGCTTGCTATAGGTTGTAAGAAAGGAGAAAAAACACAGGACAAAGAGCCCGGCCCGGATCCCGTAGTTACGGAAGAGCCGGATGGCGACCCGGACATTGGAGACCTCACAGCAGCGGGCATCTTTTATGATAAGTTCGAAGGCACTTTTGATGATACTAAGTGGGAAAAACTCAACCAGATATGGGGACAACCTTCAAACACTGCGCATCAGCATGGCGGCGTAATTAAAGAGAACGTGTATCTAAAAAACGGTTTTGCCGTAATGAGGGCTCTTGGCGATCAATATTCGGGAACGTTGAGGGGAGCCGGCGGGCAGAGCAAACGTTTGGGGGGAGTAGCCAAATCGAAGCAACGTTTTGCTTCAGGGCGCTATGAGATCAAGATGAGAGTTCTTCAAACTCCGGATATGGGAGTGTTATCCGCTGCATGGACCTTTTGGTATAAGCAGATAACAGCTGTATCGAATCCGGAAGCTTATCAAAAAGCTGTTACTGCAGGTAATATTCCGGATAACGGCACTATTACTCTTAATCATGAAATAGATATAGAGATAAAAGGTGTTAATCTTGGCAGCCCCTTGTTAACAAACTGGATTGGCGAAAAAGCCGGCGAATATGAAAGCAAGGCCATTGCTTTAGCAAAAGAACTGAACGACAATTCATTTCATATATATCGCTGGGACTGGCATACGGGCGGAAACGGACAGACACCGAGAGTAGAATATTATATAGACAATAAATTACTACATACAAGCACAGTTAAGGTTCCTTATTTAGCTTCATATATCTATATTGGTAATTGGTTTGCCTGGTGGGCTGGTAACGACAGTGGAACCTATAAGGCTCCTGATTTTGATTCAAAGGAAATGTTTGTTGATTGGGTTAAATTCACCCCCTTTAACGAACCTAATGACGATCGCTCTGAATAG
- the chrA gene encoding chromate efflux transporter, which translates to MYRDIDTGRSKAADKKVSLRYLFTAFFKIGLVSFGGHMALISVVQREMVDKDNVIDNDTILGAVTVASLLPGPLAVNVVTYIGHFLRGKKGAAISMLGILLPACILMFILSVAYFRYAYSLQAGSIMYFTGATVGAIIISTGLNLFRKEAASDVRKSALSIIAVIIQFISKSYFITIGLIIAGGLAGVIMKTAGVRPGIKESPGLRMSLRMDLPAKLMLTILAICELSFIANIPRLIENTYLKIGLVFSGISLSLFGGGYVMIPIMQSLFVNEMKWLSTQEFIDAIAFSQVTPGPILVSATFIGYKLAGITGAILATMSIFIPSAVLMIFVSQILDKNKDNKRLRHVLAGIKAIVIGLIIASGLKLLQQLDRNVVVASVAILSFLLNYKYKVSPVYLILASIAAGVILKIVLY; encoded by the coding sequence ATGTACAGGGACATTGATACGGGCCGAAGTAAGGCTGCTGACAAGAAAGTTTCGCTGCGATATTTATTCACCGCCTTTTTTAAAATAGGATTGGTGTCATTCGGCGGGCACATGGCTTTGATTTCCGTAGTACAGCGGGAAATGGTTGACAAAGATAATGTTATTGACAACGACACTATTTTGGGCGCTGTAACTGTGGCCAGTCTTCTTCCCGGCCCTTTAGCTGTCAACGTAGTCACCTACATCGGGCATTTTTTGAGGGGGAAGAAAGGTGCTGCAATCAGTATGCTTGGCATTCTTCTTCCGGCATGTATCTTAATGTTTATCTTGTCTGTTGCCTATTTTCGCTACGCTTATAGTTTGCAAGCCGGCAGCATCATGTATTTCACCGGAGCAACAGTGGGCGCTATTATTATTTCAACAGGACTAAATCTGTTCAGAAAAGAAGCGGCGTCTGACGTAAGAAAGTCGGCTCTGAGCATTATTGCCGTAATAATTCAGTTTATTTCCAAGAGTTATTTTATTACCATCGGGCTGATTATTGCCGGCGGGCTTGCTGGCGTGATAATGAAAACCGCCGGCGTTCGCCCAGGTATCAAAGAATCTCCCGGTTTAAGAATGAGCCTTAGAATGGACCTGCCTGCAAAGCTGATGCTTACAATTCTGGCCATCTGCGAGTTATCATTTATAGCTAATATCCCAAGGCTGATAGAAAACACATATCTTAAAATAGGCCTTGTATTTTCGGGAATCAGCCTTTCTCTTTTCGGCGGCGGTTATGTCATGATTCCTATCATGCAATCACTTTTTGTGAACGAAATGAAATGGTTAAGTACGCAGGAGTTTATTGATGCCATAGCATTCAGTCAGGTCACTCCTGGTCCTATTCTCGTTAGCGCAACGTTTATTGGTTATAAGCTTGCAGGTATAACAGGAGCTATACTGGCAACCATGTCCATATTCATACCGTCAGCAGTGCTGATGATTTTCGTATCACAAATACTGGATAAAAACAAAGACAATAAACGTCTCCGGCATGTGCTGGCAGGTATAAAAGCCATAGTGATAGGATTGATCATCGCCTCGGGCCTAAAACTATTACAACAGCTGGACAGGAACGTCGTAGTGGCATCAGTAGCTATCCTATCTTTTTTATTGAATTATAAATATAAAGTAAGTCCGGTCTATTTGATTCTTGCTTCCATTGCGGCCGGCGTAATATTGAAAATAGTCTTATATTAA
- the cysQ gene encoding 3'(2'),5'-bisphosphate nucleotidase CysQ, protein MKIDIDKLLSLAKEAGNAILDVYNGPLQNFDITLKDDKSPLTMADRISHEIILKGLKKIKPSFPVLSEEGSNIPYEVRKNWDYYWCVDPLDGTKEFISRNGEFTVNIALIHDGHPILGVIYIPVQDTLYYGEPETGSWKISNGVPEQIKADSGASAWISVGSRSHSSPEEEAFLSAFPIVNSVSAGSSLKFCMIAEGKAHVYYRKGPTMEWDTAAGHAIATLAGAAMTTPEGNPFKYNKPSLLNGSFLCKTN, encoded by the coding sequence ATGAAAATAGATATTGATAAGCTATTATCTCTGGCAAAAGAAGCGGGAAATGCCATCTTAGACGTTTATAATGGTCCCCTGCAGAATTTCGACATTACTCTGAAAGACGATAAGTCGCCACTAACTATGGCAGACCGGATCTCACATGAGATTATTTTAAAGGGGCTGAAGAAAATAAAACCTTCTTTTCCGGTACTATCGGAAGAAGGCAGCAATATTCCTTACGAGGTAAGAAAGAACTGGGATTATTACTGGTGCGTGGATCCTCTCGACGGAACAAAGGAATTCATCAGCAGAAATGGTGAGTTTACAGTAAATATTGCCTTGATTCATGATGGTCATCCAATATTGGGCGTGATCTATATTCCCGTTCAGGACACACTATATTATGGAGAACCTGAAACCGGGAGCTGGAAGATTTCGAATGGCGTTCCTGAGCAAATAAAAGCAGATTCGGGGGCCTCTGCATGGATATCAGTGGGCAGCCGATCGCATTCATCTCCTGAAGAAGAAGCATTTTTATCCGCATTTCCCATTGTGAATTCTGTTTCGGCAGGCAGTTCATTAAAGTTTTGTATGATAGCTGAGGGAAAGGCTCATGTTTATTATAGAAAGGGCCCAACGATGGAATGGGATACCGCCGCCGGCCATGCGATTGCCACTTTGGCCGGTGCTGCGATGACGACACCTGAAGGCAATCCATTTAAATACAATAAACCGTCTTTATTAAACGGCAGCTTCCTGTGCAAAACGAACTAA
- a CDS encoding SusC/RagA family TonB-linked outer membrane protein produces the protein MNYTFTTKLRLIFKILFSALIIQAFIFSEVIAGQGSSLNARKKITVTGVVTANDGELLAGVNVLEKGTKNGTSTAINGKYTLVVEENATLVFTMIGFHVKEVPVKGLPKHDVRLVPDVTSLNEVMVVGYGSKNKSTFTGSAVTLNAEDLNKSSLSVANLLQGRAAGVQVNQNNGTPGAALSIRIRGTNSLNADSEPLYVIDGFPTNAGVGFSLNPEDIASMTILKDAASTAIYGSRGANGVILITTKNGINKESRLNIHSYLGVQNVVDRFDLIGPYDHALRLNKLSGLEGSLAPYGPGRLDSLQKGLLGTDWQDEAFRSASVQNHVVSFIGGSSKTAVFSSFDYLSQEGIIIHSQFKRYGGRVNVDHSVNDKFKMTARVFGNYGIQNDLPLSPSTINGFLKQVLKANPASTFDSGVPAQLDAQNPLHFLEAEDRENTTYRTNGYFSLKYQPVKNLTLQSDFGADITKAKVSYFAPSSVPNAVASKGIGTITNISEQDLIFNPTANYELKKNGHNAKFLLGYNHQNYTYQEEGINATNFSSDDLGYNNLGTAQQFTGYSGKTLVKRKSWFGRVDYDYKDKYIFTGTYRIDGSSVFGSNHKLGYFPSVAIAWRFNEESFIKDLGILSAGKARISYGVTGNDRISSGISLATYASDNSTKYTFDGVSTVSGIAVTRLSNADLKWEETAAWDFGLELGLLKNRVIFEADYYNKQTNDLLLDRSISPSTGFQTRFGNAGKVANKGIELSLQTVNMSSRQFKWNSTFSYSYNTNKVKALGTNNADIYVGSFKPDGAASFESPFIIRTGEPVGAIYGYVYDGIIQENDPVLTTTHPNAEAGDPKFVDLNMDGILDANDRKILGSGVPKSLIGLTNNITYKNFNLDIVLQGQTGGKLLNVQKIDLLNPVTQGNVLKEVLTDVWSPENTTGTIPARSFYGNSHGGWVNSRFVESSDFLRLKNITLTYNVPSSILKPVGIAGLDIYVNAQNLYTFTNYSGLDPEVGNLVNNSQQNRNVARGIDFNAYPVNRMYLLGARITF, from the coding sequence ATGAATTATACTTTTACAACAAAGCTTAGGCTTATTTTTAAAATATTATTTTCGGCTCTTATAATCCAGGCATTTATATTTTCGGAAGTGATTGCCGGTCAGGGTTCGTCATTGAATGCCAGGAAAAAAATCACGGTTACAGGAGTTGTTACTGCCAATGACGGAGAGCTTCTTGCGGGGGTAAATGTGCTTGAAAAAGGAACAAAAAATGGCACATCCACCGCAATTAACGGAAAGTATACGTTGGTGGTGGAAGAAAATGCCACTTTGGTTTTTACAATGATTGGATTCCATGTTAAGGAGGTTCCGGTTAAAGGATTGCCGAAGCATGATGTGCGTCTGGTGCCAGACGTAACTTCCCTGAATGAGGTGATGGTAGTGGGTTATGGTAGTAAGAATAAAAGCACATTTACAGGTTCTGCGGTTACCCTTAATGCCGAAGATCTTAACAAGTCGTCCCTGTCGGTTGCCAATCTCCTGCAGGGCCGTGCGGCGGGCGTACAGGTAAACCAGAATAACGGAACGCCGGGTGCTGCCTTATCCATACGAATCAGGGGAACGAATTCACTGAACGCCGATAGCGAGCCTCTTTATGTTATTGATGGGTTTCCAACGAATGCAGGTGTAGGATTTTCTCTGAATCCGGAAGACATTGCATCAATGACTATCCTGAAAGACGCTGCATCCACCGCCATTTACGGGTCGAGGGGCGCTAACGGCGTTATTCTGATAACCACAAAAAATGGAATAAACAAAGAAAGCAGGCTCAATATACACAGCTATTTAGGGGTCCAGAATGTGGTTGACCGGTTTGATCTCATTGGCCCCTACGATCATGCATTACGACTTAACAAGTTGTCGGGTTTGGAGGGCAGCCTGGCTCCTTACGGTCCCGGACGTCTAGATTCTCTGCAAAAAGGACTCCTCGGTACAGACTGGCAGGATGAGGCTTTCAGGTCTGCTTCAGTTCAGAACCATGTGGTCAGTTTTATTGGCGGGTCAAGCAAAACGGCTGTATTTTCCAGTTTCGACTATCTGAGTCAGGAGGGTATTATTATCCATTCTCAGTTTAAAAGATATGGTGGAAGGGTAAACGTTGACCATAGTGTGAATGATAAATTTAAAATGACAGCAAGAGTATTTGGTAATTATGGCATTCAAAACGACCTTCCACTCAGTCCTTCGACAATCAACGGATTTCTAAAACAGGTGTTAAAAGCAAACCCTGCGTCAACGTTCGACTCAGGAGTGCCCGCTCAACTTGATGCCCAGAACCCTCTGCACTTCCTGGAAGCCGAAGACAGAGAGAATACGACGTACAGGACCAATGGTTATTTCTCTTTAAAATACCAGCCGGTTAAAAACCTTACATTGCAGTCTGATTTTGGTGCCGACATCACCAAAGCCAAAGTTTCTTATTTCGCGCCTTCCTCTGTACCAAATGCTGTCGCTTCTAAGGGAATTGGCACAATTACCAATATAAGCGAACAGGACCTGATCTTTAACCCCACAGCAAATTATGAGCTGAAAAAGAATGGGCATAATGCTAAATTCCTTTTAGGATACAATCACCAAAACTACACCTATCAGGAAGAGGGTATTAATGCGACAAATTTCAGCAGCGACGACCTCGGATACAACAACCTGGGGACAGCGCAGCAGTTTACGGGCTATTCGGGGAAGACGCTGGTAAAAAGAAAAAGCTGGTTCGGCCGGGTAGATTATGATTATAAAGACAAATATATTTTTACCGGGACCTACAGGATTGATGGATCTTCTGTTTTTGGAAGCAATCATAAGTTGGGATACTTCCCTTCTGTAGCTATTGCCTGGAGATTTAATGAAGAGAGCTTCATTAAGGATCTTGGTATTTTATCTGCGGGTAAAGCAAGGATCAGTTACGGGGTTACAGGAAATGATCGTATTTCTTCCGGAATTTCACTGGCTACTTATGCCAGCGATAACTCAACTAAATACACTTTCGACGGTGTCTCTACCGTTAGCGGTATTGCTGTTACACGACTTTCTAACGCCGACCTGAAATGGGAAGAAACCGCTGCCTGGGACTTTGGGCTGGAACTTGGACTTCTGAAGAACCGTGTCATCTTCGAAGCCGACTATTACAATAAGCAGACGAATGACCTTCTGTTAGACCGAAGCATCTCGCCATCGACAGGTTTTCAGACACGCTTTGGCAATGCAGGGAAAGTAGCCAATAAGGGCATCGAACTTTCACTCCAGACAGTTAATATGTCATCCAGGCAATTTAAGTGGAACAGCACGTTCTCCTATTCTTACAATACCAATAAGGTCAAAGCACTCGGAACTAATAACGCCGACATTTATGTGGGTAGCTTTAAGCCTGATGGTGCGGCAAGTTTTGAGAGTCCTTTTATTATACGCACAGGCGAACCGGTTGGAGCTATTTATGGCTATGTTTATGATGGCATTATCCAGGAGAATGACCCTGTGTTAACCACAACGCATCCAAATGCAGAGGCCGGCGACCCCAAATTTGTTGATTTGAATATGGACGGTATTTTGGATGCAAATGACCGTAAAATCCTTGGCAGCGGAGTGCCGAAGTCTCTGATTGGTCTCACTAATAATATCACATATAAGAATTTCAATCTCGACATTGTTTTACAGGGACAAACCGGAGGAAAACTTCTTAACGTACAAAAAATCGATCTCCTGAATCCTGTTACACAAGGAAATGTTCTAAAGGAGGTTTTAACAGACGTTTGGTCGCCAGAAAATACCACAGGAACTATTCCGGCAAGGAGTTTTTATGGTAACTCTCATGGAGGATGGGTAAATTCGCGCTTTGTTGAAAGTTCAGACTTTCTGCGATTAAAAAACATCACACTCACTTACAATGTACCGTCCTCCATTCTAAAGCCGGTAGGTATAGCCGGTCTTGATATCTATGTGAACGCGCAGAATCTGTACACCTTCACCAATTACTCGGGGCTGGATCCCGAAGTTGGTAACCTCGTCAACAATTCACAGCAAAACAGGAATGTAGCAAGGGGGATTGATTTTAATGCATATCCTGTAAACAGGATGTATCTGTTAGGTGCGAGAATAACATTTTAA
- a CDS encoding aryl-sulfate sulfotransferase: MGRKKTSILLIFIITLAVIATTILWRGEHILNTLNPLKIKNIDLIHLPENRLRLKLKVTTNRKCKTFIKYWAKNSRDTLYTGISEGTKEHTLWVTNALANTNYTFKVVAFNSSQTAFSRNHPLETQPIYQATPYFSLEYMNKKFSKEMKGKFFLTQILTEPGSAVIIDHKGNIVWYEAFKKGVKVSHWTPDRTVLCIVGSEKIPSSGGDEIVELDLSGKVLTHLQRGKGEMDKMVHHEVRTDENGNIYALTFEKKVFDLSAAGGAKRDTVHGDGIVVFSRKGKKIWQWSVLDHLNPLDDKEILKHKKDWVHANSVFKEKDGNFLISYRDLNQIWKIDYKTGRVIWKLGEKGNFQLNKDDLFSSQHFAHINRKGELMILDNGSKKQITRAMAFKVDTITHTAVTTLNVPLLKDYYTSAKGNAELFNGDKILFCVTDPRALLITDKKGRVLWKVQVGGDPYRIEEIANFLSYNPISNVQGH; encoded by the coding sequence ATGGGCAGAAAAAAAACATCCATTCTTCTGATCTTCATAATAACATTGGCAGTCATTGCAACGACGATATTATGGCGGGGCGAACACATTCTTAATACTCTAAACCCGCTTAAAATTAAAAATATAGATCTGATTCATTTGCCTGAGAACCGGCTCCGCCTGAAATTAAAGGTCACTACAAACAGGAAATGCAAGACCTTTATAAAATACTGGGCCAAAAACAGCAGAGATACCCTGTATACGGGTATTTCCGAAGGGACAAAAGAGCATACACTGTGGGTCACGAATGCACTCGCCAACACTAACTATACGTTTAAGGTAGTGGCATTTAACTCTTCTCAAACCGCATTTAGCAGGAATCATCCTCTCGAAACTCAGCCTATCTATCAGGCAACACCCTATTTCAGCCTTGAATACATGAATAAAAAGTTCAGTAAGGAGATGAAGGGAAAGTTCTTTCTTACCCAGATATTAACAGAACCTGGATCTGCTGTTATTATTGACCACAAAGGAAATATTGTATGGTACGAGGCTTTTAAAAAAGGCGTAAAAGTTTCGCACTGGACACCAGACAGAACGGTGTTATGTATAGTAGGTTCGGAGAAAATCCCTTCTTCGGGTGGGGATGAAATTGTGGAGCTTGATCTCTCGGGTAAGGTGCTAACTCATCTTCAGAGAGGTAAAGGCGAAATGGATAAAATGGTCCATCATGAAGTTCGCACAGATGAGAATGGCAATATTTATGCCCTGACATTCGAAAAAAAAGTATTCGATCTTTCTGCCGCCGGCGGAGCTAAAAGAGATACCGTTCACGGAGACGGAATAGTAGTATTTTCAAGAAAAGGCAAAAAAATATGGCAGTGGTCGGTTCTCGATCACCTCAATCCTCTAGATGACAAGGAAATACTCAAACATAAAAAAGACTGGGTGCATGCCAACTCGGTATTTAAGGAAAAAGATGGCAACTTTCTGATTTCTTACCGGGATTTGAACCAGATTTGGAAGATCGATTATAAAACGGGCAGAGTGATATGGAAATTGGGAGAGAAGGGTAATTTTCAGTTAAATAAGGATGATTTGTTTAGCTCGCAGCATTTTGCACATATCAACAGAAAGGGTGAGTTGATGATTCTCGACAATGGTTCAAAAAAACAGATTACCAGAGCGATGGCATTTAAGGTGGACACAATCACGCATACTGCTGTAACAACGCTGAATGTCCCGCTACTGAAGGACTATTACACCTCAGCAAAAGGAAATGCAGAATTATTCAACGGAGATAAGATATTGTTCTGCGTCACCGATCCAAGAGCTCTTCTTATTACTGACAAGAAGGGAAGAGTATTATGGAAAGTACAGGTAGGCGGTGATCCTTACAGGATAGAAGAAATTGCTAATTTTTTATCTTATAACCCTATTTCAAATGTACAGGGACATTGA